The region aaaaaaaagtatattggCCTCAAAAATCAGCTTTCCCATATCTGTCAACCTCTATAGGAGAGAGAGTGGGAAATAGTTATGGGATGCAAGCTTgctcaccctgtagctggccacctttgatgagggtgtctatTGTTAAAGAGGCCGAACCACCCCCTGATTCAAATTAACACTCCTGATGCATTCCAAATGTACATCCTTCCaatatctgagacacagctcgCTCCCACTCCACTCTCCAATGGTAAGCCTCATGTGACTACCATCTGGTGGTTCAAATGATGGTTTAACATCACGTCCCGTGTTTAATGATTCTAAAACAATCAGACTTTAACATTTGTATTCAAGCAAATAATGAATAACACTGCACCGATACTGTATCACTGTATTCTTAGTGAACTACTGAATATTTACAAAGCGTTTATATAatataacttttaaaaaaacagatctCTACCAAATAGAACCAAATGTGATTTAGAAAGCCACATTCTTGCAAAGAAAGAGTTCAAACTGAGACTTTACAAGTAGAGAACAGTTCCAAGTGAAATCCCATCAACAGATCTTATCAGATGCAGGAAGCGTTGGGGTGATAATCCCTGGTCTACATCATTCCCGGAGGTTGTCCCTTCCCAGCGATCTTCTTTGAGCATTCCAGCAGAGCATTGTGGATATCTTTGGCACAGGAGATCTGGGATTTGATCATGCACAGGTACTGTGCGTAGGACATGGATTCAGTCTGCACAGTGTCCGCTTTGGTAGCTGTTGGCACCAGGTTGGGTGAATGCTTGGCGCTGTCGATGCTCTGAGACAGACACTCATACGCCAGTCGCTGAGAGGGAGATTGTGAAACAAAGTTATTATGGTTTatctggtaaaaaaataaaataaaagatcatttttaaGCAAAATGGAAAACTAAACATATGGATTGTACAAATGTAGGAATGTAGATTTTAAATGCTACTAGTGGGATATGAATCAGATTTAATTGATTTCTAACTTTGATGCTAATGCTTTGAAAATAACAGTGTActcattttttttgaaagactTTTGTTGACAAAAGTAATTTAAAAggtaatgttttaatttttcacaaaataaaagtttcaaatCCATGAATGTTTCCTCTGCCTTGCATTGTGTCACCTTACAACCCTgtacaggataagcaggtacagAAGAGGAAGTTTAAAGGTAGGGCAggcaattttcaaaagctagcataattttgaatgtagcctccctgatggctccgcctttaaccccctcgcccctcccctctgtgctccgtctcactcacatgcacgcgcacagctgctgcagaagcagACCTGAGTTCATCGCTTGTATTTTATAGAAACTtagttgtctcatgtctcattcagcagtaagtaaacaataaactttaccattatatatgttaaaaaaagtgaccaaaaactctgtttaaaCTCAgcgtgagctcgtgcatgcgagggattgagaacgagcagggagaagtgataagtttaaaaaaaaaaggttttttcagGGCACATAAGATGTTAATTTctatcaggacataaagacaatttcaaccaaaaacttaaaaagtgtgtctggagaaaatcgcctaccctagctttaatctCCAAATGATTTTCATAAAAGGAGCCagcagaaaatggatggatggaggattTTCACATTACTTTTACTTTCAATACAATTAACAAGTATGATTAAATCAAGAAAACAACCAAATAAGTTATAAggaagataaataatttcacacaattacaataatgataaaaaataaaataaaaacattgtaaGAAGAAATTAAAGTCTTCaagtctgtaaaaaaaaaaaatagaaagaaagcAGTATTTCCCTCCTTAGTTTGTTGATGTACATGGGACTTTACAGGAAAATACCAagatataaaatgtgaaatgtttCTTATAAACAGATGATTCCACTAGTATTAGAAGCCACTCTCAACAGTatagaataaatacaataatgtaaatacaataACCAAAAACTACCCATGATCAATGACTTCAGACTTTAACACtagtggatgtgtgtgtgtggattatGTTAGTGTTAAAACCTATGATGAGGGCTGTGTTGTTTATGATTATGTTAGTGTTAAAACCTATGATGAGGGCTGTGTTGTTTATGATTATATTAGTGTTAAAACCTATGATGAGGGCTGTGTTGTTTATGATTGTTAGTGTTAAAACCTATCATGAGGGTTGTGTTGTTTATGATTATGTTAGTGTTAAAACCTATGATGAGGGCTGTGTTTTATGATTATGTTAGTGTTAAAACCTATGATGAGGGCTGTGTTGTTTATGATTGTTAGTGTTAAAACCTATGATGAGGGTTGTGTTGTTTATGATTATGTTAGTGTTAAAACCTATGATGAGGGTTGTGTTGTTTATGATTATGTTAGTGTTAAAACCTATCATGAGGGTTGTGTTGTTTATGATTATGTTAGTGTTAAAACCTATGATGAGGGCTGTGTTTTATGATTATGTTAGTGTTAAAACCTATGATGAGGGCTGTGTTGTTTATGATTGTTAGTGTTAAAACCTATGATGAGGGTTGTGTTGTTTATGATTATGTTAGTGTTAAAACCTATGATGAGGGCTGTGTTGTTTATGATTATGTTAGTGTTAAAACCTATGATGAGGGCTGTGTTGTTTATGATTATGTTAGTGTTAAAACCTATGATGAGGGCTGTGTTGTTTATGATTATGTTAGTGTTAAAACCTATGATGAGGGCTGTGTTCTTTATGATTATGTTAGTGTTAAAACCTATGATGAGGGTTGTGTTGTTTATGATTATGTTAGTGTTAAAACCTAAGATGAGGGCTGTGTTGTTTATGATTATGTTAGTGTTAAAACCTATGATGAGGGCTGTGTTGTTTATGATTATGTTAGTGTTAAAACCTATGATGAGGGTTGTGTTGTTTATGATTATGTTAGTGTTAAAACCTAAGATGAGGGCTGTGTTGTTTATGATTATGTTAGTGTTAAAACCTATGATGAGGGCTGTGTTTTATGGTTATGTTagtgttaaaaataaaaccaatgatGAGTCTTACCAAACATAACTCCAGCTGATCACAAAGGGCATAAAACTCCTCCAGACTTTTGTCAAAGCGCTGAACGGCGGAGTCGCTGCTTTTCCTAAACAAAGGACGAGGAGTGATGATAAAGTAATAAGTTTAACAGCTTGAACTtttacacagaaaacacaacacTTACACTCCGTTGTCGATAGTCGTGTTGTGAGCCAAGTTCATGGAGGCGATCCTCATTAAGTTCTGAGGGTGAAGCACAGAGTGACTGTTCAGCTGGCTGTtgttagcatcagcattagctttagcagttTAGCGTACCTGTAGACTCTCTTTAAGCTGTGGAATGAGCATCTTAAACTTGTGGACAGGGTCAATATcctgctgttgctgttgttgttgttgttgctgctgttgttgttgttgttgttgg is a window of Gouania willdenowi chromosome 13, fGouWil2.1, whole genome shotgun sequence DNA encoding:
- the med29 gene encoding mediator of RNA polymerase II transcription subunit 29; this translates as MLLAMMAAPQQQAVVQMSQAGLAQAVSLQQQQQQQQQQQQQQQQQDIDPVHKFKMLIPQLKESLQNLMRIASMNLAHNTTIDNGVKSSDSAVQRFDKSLEEFYALCDQLELCLRLAYECLSQSIDSAKHSPNLVPTATKADTVQTESMSYAQYLCMIKSQISCAKDIHNALLECSKKIAGKGQPPGMM